GGTGGAAGGGAGTTTATTTGTACCAGAACTAAATCATAACTACGCTTTTATGCGTTTTTAAAAAAGCAAGGATTTTATCTAGGCTTTGCATATATTTATTTTTTTCGGTGGTAACAGGACTGAATAGATCCCCTCTTTCCTGAATTCTCTGTATTATGTTAACCATGGTAAAATCAGTAGGGCTAAAACCTTTTCTTACTTCTTCCCAGGTTACCGGCGTTGATACTGTACCTGTAGCTGTTGCCCGGGACGAATAGGGGGCAGGTAAAGTTCGCATCTTCCAGAGCTGGAGATAATCAAAATATAGTTTTTTTCCCCTCCTTTTGACCACTCTGTCAATGGTTATTTTATCAGGGTTCTTCTGCACCATATACTTTGCTATAAATTCATTTACCATGCGGGTCTCCCGGTATTCGTATTTTGGCTCTATAGGAACATATACTTGTAATCCTGTTGAACCGGAGGTTTTGGCAAAACTTTTAAGACCGAGGGAGTCTAGTAAGTCTTTTAATTGTAGTGCCGTTTCTAACACCAATTCAAAGTTGTCCGTATCCATCGGATCCAGGTCAAAAACTAATTCTGTAGGGTAACCAATGCGGTCGTAAGTGTCAAATGGAACGTGTAGTTCCAGAGCTGCCAAGTTGGCCAACCAAGCAAGGGTTGGCCTGTCGTTTAATAAAATCCAATGCTTATCGATATAAAATGTGCGTTGAATCCATGCCGGAGCAAAAGAAGGCATTGCTTTGCGTACAATGCGTTTTGCATTCACGCCGTCAGGATAACACCACATCATCAGCAGTCTGTTTTTGCTGTAGGGCAAAAGATAATCAGCTACACTGAGCAGGAAGTTTACATAATATAGTTTAGTAAACCCTGTTTCCGGCCATAAAATTTTTTGCGGGTTCGAAATTCTGATCTCTTTCCCTTCGACGGTAATTGTCAATGACTCATCCATATATACATCCCTCTCGACGCATTCCTTTCTAATATTTTGGTTCAGCTGATGGAAAGTATGTAAACATGCTATGGATTGCTGTTCGATACAATATTTTGCAACTAAATAATTCAAAATAGACTTATCCGTAGTTAGCCGTCACTGGGATTAGGTCATAATAGGTTGAATTCTTTTTCCATTAGTTGTAAAATTATCTATAACAATAATGTCGTTCATACTTATAGATTTTTTACTCAAAAATGTCTCATTAACTAAATTAAGTTAACTGAGGTGGTTTTTGTGGAAAAAAATCTTTTAAGTATTGATTGGGATTATTTTGTACCGGTAAACAAAGAATGGTGTGGGTCTTATCTGGAAAATGCTCAGAACTTGAGCGGGCTGTGGTATCAAAGATATCTAAGAGAGAGGATGAGAGGGGAGGATATCCGGCGGACAGTAGATACCGGCCCGGAATTGGAAGAGTTCTGGCCCAAGATTATAACCCGGTTTAACATTAGAAAAACAACTAAAGTTTATGTTTCCGATTCCCATAAGTTCTCCTATGAGATTTGCCGCGACCATGGCTGCAATCACGTTTATTTATTTGACGCCCACGCCGATCTTGGTTACGGGGGGATTAGCTCACTGGCTTTTGAACTTAACTGTGCCAACTGGCTTGGTAAATTGTTGCAAGACAACGTTATTGCCAAAGCAACCATTTTTTATAGCCCGTACACCTATGAAAAGCAGGAAGATTTTGAAGAAATCAATCGGGTATTTAATATTCGGTACTGCACGCTGGAAGATCTGAAAGGCCAGATAGAGGTGGCGGCAATTCATATCTGCCGGTCGGGGGCTTGGACTCCGCCCTGGCTCGATGCTAAATTCTATAATTTCGTGCAAGGACTGAACATGCCTTACCGGATCCTGGAATGCCCCGAGCGAAATTGGGCCCCCGGTAAGCTGACTCTGTCAGAGAAGATTGATTATCTATTGCATGTTTCGTGAATTGCCAGGTTTGTGTAGGTGAGATAGTACAATTTTTTTGTATAACTGGCAATATTTCAGTGAAGTTGCCATATTAATAATAGAAGAATTAAAAAATTCTACTAATTCAGCCATTGGCAATAAAGATATTTATCATATTTTTGGTTGACAAAATTTTTCAGTAAATTTATAATATTTATTACACCTGTTTAATAGTTTAATAGTACTAAAATTTCAAAATTCCACGTAAACAATACTAAAGGAGATGATCAGCATGGAAACATTGACTCGTAACTTTAAAATCAGCCTTTCTGAGATACCGGCACGGAAGAACCACAGGGGCATTTTAGCCCGCAATATTTTTGAAGAGGATTCTGCCAGAGTTCTAAATCTTTTGCTCAAGCCGGGGGATAAAATTCCTGCTCATGTAACGCCGGTAGACATTTTCTACTATGTGATTAAAGGCAGCGGATGTATCGAAATCGGGCAAGAGTCCTATATGGTAAAAGAAAATGACATAGTCTTCAGTCCAAAATACATCCCTCATGGAGTACATGCAATAGAAGAAGATTTTGAGATCCTGGTTGTGAAAGCACCCAATCCTGACAAACCGTAAGCAGGGGATTTGGATTTCGTCAATCGCTTGAACGAGCGGCTGCCTTTTACAGGCTGCCAATTGTTCAAGCGAAATTTATGTACAAACCTAATTAACCGGGAGCATGCGCCCTTGTTCATCAACTTTGTAGGCTATGCCCCGCCAAGTCAAGACCCCCTTCTGTAAAGTATGGAAGTAAAGATAAATAAAAATCACGTCTAAGATAGGTACTAAAAAAGCTTCTTTTCCGGAGGTTCCGGCTGTTCTCGTTATTAAGGCAGCCGTAATTATTTTGCTTGTCAGGTGGATGGCTGCAGCCGTGAAGAATGTTGTATTGGCAGCAAAGATTCCCAGGATAGTTAACAGTAAGTAGCAATATGCTACGACCAGATAAGGAACTTCTAAGGCTGTATGAAGCATGCGCCTGTAAATGATAGACCCCCGGGCCAGTAAACTTGCTAAATCCCCTAGAGTTTTAGCTCCTACCGGCGAATAGATTACCGGCCCTACTGCTACCTGGTAACCCGCTTCTTT
This region of Zhaonella formicivorans genomic DNA includes:
- the ligD gene encoding non-homologous end-joining DNA ligase gives rise to the protein MDESLTITVEGKEIRISNPQKILWPETGFTKLYYVNFLLSVADYLLPYSKNRLLMMWCYPDGVNAKRIVRKAMPSFAPAWIQRTFYIDKHWILLNDRPTLAWLANLAALELHVPFDTYDRIGYPTELVFDLDPMDTDNFELVLETALQLKDLLDSLGLKSFAKTSGSTGLQVYVPIEPKYEYRETRMVNEFIAKYMVQKNPDKITIDRVVKRRGKKLYFDYLQLWKMRTLPAPYSSRATATGTVSTPVTWEEVRKGFSPTDFTMVNIIQRIQERGDLFSPVTTEKNKYMQSLDKILAFLKTHKSVVMI
- a CDS encoding arginase, which codes for MEKNLLSIDWDYFVPVNKEWCGSYLENAQNLSGLWYQRYLRERMRGEDIRRTVDTGPELEEFWPKIITRFNIRKTTKVYVSDSHKFSYEICRDHGCNHVYLFDAHADLGYGGISSLAFELNCANWLGKLLQDNVIAKATIFYSPYTYEKQEDFEEINRVFNIRYCTLEDLKGQIEVAAIHICRSGAWTPPWLDAKFYNFVQGLNMPYRILECPERNWAPGKLTLSEKIDYLLHVS
- a CDS encoding cupin domain-containing protein, whose translation is METLTRNFKISLSEIPARKNHRGILARNIFEEDSARVLNLLLKPGDKIPAHVTPVDIFYYVIKGSGCIEIGQESYMVKENDIVFSPKYIPHGVHAIEEDFEILVVKAPNPDKP